One region of Glycine max cultivar Williams 82 chromosome 9, Glycine_max_v4.0, whole genome shotgun sequence genomic DNA includes:
- the PRP2 gene encoding repetitive proline-rich cell wall protein 2 precursor, producing the protein MASLSSLVLLLAALILSPQVLANYENPPVYKPPTEKPPVYKPPVEKPPVYKPPVENPPIYKPPVEKPPVYKPPVEKPPVYKPPVEKPPVYKPPVEKPPVYKPPVEKPPVYKPPVEKPPVYKPPVEKPPVYKPPVEKPPVYKPPVEKPPVYKPPVEKPPVYKPPVEKPPVYKPPVEKPPVYKPPVEKPPIYKPPVEKPPVYKPPYGKPPYPKYPPTDDTHF; encoded by the coding sequence ATGGCTTCCTTAAGCTCCTTAGTGCTGCTCCTTGCAGCTCTAATTCTATCCCCTCAAGTTCTTGCAAACTATGAGAATCCCCCAGTGTACAAGCCTCCCACTGAGAAACCACCAGTTTATAAGCCCCCAGTTGAGAAGCCTCCTGTTTACAAACCTCCAGTTGAAAACCCCCCAATTTATAAGCCTCCAGTAGAGAAGCCACCAGTGTACAAGCCCCCAGTTGAGAAACCCCCAGTGTACAAGCCCCCAGTTGAAAAACCACCAGTGTACAAGCCCCCAGTTGAGAAACCACCAGTGTACAAGCCCCCAGTTGAAAAACCCCCAGTTTACAAGCCCCCAGTTGAAAAACCACCAGTGTACAAGCCCCCAGTTGAGAAGCCCCCAGTTTACAAGCCCCCAGTTGAGAAGCCACCAGTTTACAAGCCCCCAGTTGAGAAGCCACCAGTATACAAGCCACCAGTTGAGAAGCCTCCAGTGTACAAGCCACCAGTAGAGAAGCCTCCAGTTTACAAGCCACCAGTAGAGAAACCTCCAGTTTACAAGCCCCCAGTGGAGAAACCTCCTATTTACAAGCCACCTGTTGAGAAGCCTCCGGTCTACAAGCCACCATATGGAAAGCCACCATACCCAAAGTACCCTCCAACTGATGACACCCATTTCTGA